The window TGCTGACAGAAGTGGTGATACTGGAGTTGATACTGATAAGATTGAAACATTCTATAAACTTTTAGCAGATTATGTTGCTTGGTATGGTGCAAAAGTAGAGGCCCCATACGGTGATAAAACAGATAGTGTTATTGATGCTTATAATGCCTTAGATGCTAAGATTAAAGATTTCTTTATGAGGTCAAAATTGGCTTCATTTTCTCCTGATAGTACAGCAAGTTTAGATGTACAAACTTCAAGAATAGAGGCTATTAGTGCCGATAATTTAACAGGAAAGATTGATGAAATTGCTTCATATCCTATTGCTCGAGTAACAGGAGACTCTGAAATAATTCTTAGTGATGCTATAAACCCAGTGTGGGCTTCACAATTTAGTACTATTAAAGATGTTGTATTAAAAGGTAAAAAGAAACTTACTGAAACAGACTGGAATGAGATTAAATCAACTTTCTCTGCGTATATTGATTGGAAAAATGCTAAAGCAGGTGCAGAAGTTGAGAGTTTAGGTATTGATACTATTAATAAGTATTTAGAGGATAATAAGAAAGAGAATCTATTGGCATTAGTGGCTCAAGATGCTGCTTTGAAGGAAGAAGCAGAAAATATTGAGATGGTAGATAAATTTCTTCATATATTTAGAGATTTCTACCGATTGCTAAGAAACTTTATTACTCTTCACGATTTTTATTCTAAAGATAAAAATATTAAAGCAATATTCCAATCTGGACGCTTGATTATTGATCAAAGAGAGTGCCGATTCTGTATGAAAGTTGCAGATATGGCTAAACATAATACTATGGCAGCATCGAGCGGAATGTTCCTAATTTATTGTGATTGTACTGCAAAAGATAAACCTGCTAAATTATCGATAGTAGCAGCTATTACTGTTGGTAGTATCGGAGATCTTGTTGTTGGTAAAAATGCTATTTATTACGATAATGAAGGAGGGGAGTGGGATGCAGTTATTACTAAGATAATTGATAATCCTATTAGTATCTCTCAAGCATTCTGGTCTCCTTACAGAAGAATGGCAACAGTTGTTGAAAACTTAATAAACAAGAGTGCTGCCGATAAAGATGCTAAAATGATGTCAGAAGCAACTGCTAAGATTAATGCAGCTCCAACAACAGTTCCAGCAACTCCTGCGGCTGACGGATCTAAACCTGCTGCCGCACCACCATTTGATATAGCTAAATTTGCTGGTATATTTGCAGCAATAGGAATGGCGGTAGGTATGATAGGTACTGCTCTTGTTGCTGTATTTGAAGGATTGTCTGAGTTAGAGTGGTGGAAGTTAATATTGGTTTTCGCTGGTATTATGTTAGCAATATCTGGACCTGCAATGATTTTGGCATGGATGAAATTGCGTCGTAGAAATATTGCTCCTCTATTGAATGCTAATGGTTGGGCTGTAAATGCTTCTTCTAAGATAAGTATTCCTTTTGGAGAA of the Bacteroidales bacterium genome contains:
- a CDS encoding phage holin family protein, with the translated sequence MALINKNLKYKWEFDNIGGSTRVRIESGEDIAHLSELDPKMWTVLSCPISGLEIDEKSLAYIDCDKDGKIRVNDVISTSEWIVNSIKDVDLILKGDSSIDISQFNTENDNGKKLFDAAKQILKNLNKEGDVISIADTKDIAAIFAKTRFNGDGVITENSTDDADEKSVIASIIATIGGVADRSGDTGVDTDKIETFYKLLADYVAWYGAKVEAPYGDKTDSVIDAYNALDAKIKDFFMRSKLASFSPDSTASLDVQTSRIEAISADNLTGKIDEIASYPIARVTGDSEIILSDAINPVWASQFSTIKDVVLKGKKKLTETDWNEIKSTFSAYIDWKNAKAGAEVESLGIDTINKYLEDNKKENLLALVAQDAALKEEAENIEMVDKFLHIFRDFYRLLRNFITLHDFYSKDKNIKAIFQSGRLIIDQRECRFCMKVADMAKHNTMAASSGMFLIYCDCTAKDKPAKLSIVAAITVGSIGDLVVGKNAIYYDNEGGEWDAVITKIIDNPISISQAFWSPYRRMATVVENLINKSAADKDAKMMSEATAKINAAPTTVPATPAADGSKPAAAPPFDIAKFAGIFAAIGMAVGMIGTALVAVFEGLSELEWWKLILVFAGIMLAISGPAMILAWMKLRRRNIAPLLNANGWAVNASSKISIPFGETLTDSAKFPKLKLKDPYKKSGMATWKKWTISISVIAVALVVLWMFNMFAWAGVKSPLPRYNQPEVVVEEVVIDETVVEEGSVEVPIDSIPAN